Proteins from a genomic interval of Cyanobium sp. AMD-g:
- a CDS encoding ATP-dependent Clp protease ATP-binding subunit gives MRPESRLRDDREPASTPASLTSDPDRFSDAAWDLLIASQEQARRWRHGAMDVEHLLLTLLLNRRFATWVDPLPLDEDRLLDRLETFCAEQPGGDGGILYIGDALEDLLEEADRRRAAWGSRLLDVPHVLLALLVDPRIGASLLVEEGLSEDLLLRQWRPLPAAAEVAVASAPPVWAAPAPSAAQVAAPPAAPFPAPPPSAPLRKPTPPDTDLTLQREGDPEPGALARYGRDLTAAARAGELDPVVGRDPEIRRLIQVLSRRSKNNPVLIGEPGVGKTAVAESLAQRIVAGEVPDALRGLRLVALDLGALIAGAKFRGQFEERLRSVLAEVRDSDGVQGRAGGVVLFIDELHTVVGGDRSGTDAASILKPVLARGDLRCIGATTPEDYRRSIEKDPALERRFQQVVIREPDGPTCLEILRGLKERYELHHGVTITDGALVAASRLAARYISDRCLPDSAIDLIDEAAANLRMEATSKPQVVEAAEADLRRVELELLAAEASPLEERLQLQEQRRFAHEQLERLQRRWAGERERLEELRELMHQDENLRHAIAEAERDGDLEEAARLQYDQLHGVQQRRATVEAELQSDPMLREQVEEGDIADVVARSTGIPVQQLLAGERQKLLELEQRLAGRVIGQPEAVAAVAASIRRSRAGMQAPTRPVGSFLFLGPTGVGKTELAKALAAALFDEEEALVRLDMSEFMERNAVARLVGAPPGYVGYEEGGQLTEAVRRRPYAVLLLDEVEKAHPDVFNLLLQVLDDGRLTDSQGRTVDFRHTVVIMTSNLASRAILERARSGSSPDGGGHSLHPEEGELAQERALDLAVEEALSRQFRPEFLNRIDEVIRFRPLARTDLERIVRLQLAELAALLREQHLELELDESVVVALAQQGYEPEYGARPLRRVLRRRIENPLATELLEDHFSGARGVRLELAGPGDVGFRFIPLKADGEGRPVG, from the coding sequence ATGCGCCCTGAGTCCCGCCTGCGCGACGACCGGGAGCCGGCTTCTACTCCCGCCAGCCTCACGAGCGATCCTGACCGCTTCAGCGACGCCGCCTGGGATCTGCTGATCGCCTCCCAGGAGCAGGCGCGGCGCTGGCGCCATGGCGCCATGGACGTGGAGCACCTGCTGCTCACCCTGCTGCTGAACCGGCGCTTCGCCACCTGGGTGGATCCCCTGCCCCTCGACGAGGACCGGCTGCTCGATCGGCTGGAAACCTTCTGCGCCGAGCAGCCCGGTGGCGACGGCGGCATCCTCTACATCGGCGATGCCCTTGAAGATCTGCTGGAGGAGGCCGATCGCCGCCGGGCGGCCTGGGGATCCCGGCTGCTGGATGTCCCCCATGTCCTGCTGGCCCTGCTGGTGGACCCCCGCATCGGGGCGTCCCTGCTGGTGGAGGAGGGCCTGAGCGAGGATCTGCTGCTGCGCCAGTGGCGGCCGTTGCCGGCCGCGGCCGAGGTCGCCGTGGCATCGGCCCCACCGGTTTGGGCCGCCCCCGCCCCGTCTGCGGCCCAGGTTGCTGCTCCGCCTGCGGCGCCGTTCCCGGCCCCGCCGCCCTCCGCTCCCCTGAGGAAACCGACGCCGCCGGACACCGACCTGACCCTGCAGCGGGAGGGCGATCCGGAACCCGGTGCCCTGGCCCGCTATGGACGCGACCTCACCGCCGCCGCCCGGGCCGGAGAACTCGATCCAGTGGTGGGAAGGGATCCGGAGATCCGCCGGCTGATCCAGGTGCTTTCGCGCCGCAGCAAGAACAACCCGGTGCTGATCGGTGAGCCCGGTGTCGGCAAGACCGCGGTGGCTGAATCCCTGGCCCAACGGATCGTGGCCGGAGAGGTGCCCGATGCCCTGCGGGGGCTGCGGCTGGTGGCCCTGGATCTGGGGGCCCTGATCGCCGGGGCCAAGTTCCGCGGTCAGTTCGAGGAGCGCCTGCGCAGCGTGCTGGCGGAGGTCCGCGACAGCGACGGTGTGCAGGGCCGTGCCGGCGGTGTGGTGCTGTTCATCGACGAACTGCACACGGTGGTGGGCGGTGATCGCTCCGGCACCGATGCGGCCAGCATCCTCAAACCGGTGCTGGCCCGGGGCGACCTGCGTTGCATCGGCGCCACCACGCCCGAGGATTACCGCCGCAGCATCGAAAAGGACCCGGCCCTGGAGCGCCGTTTCCAGCAGGTGGTGATCCGCGAGCCCGACGGCCCCACCTGCCTTGAGATCCTGCGGGGGCTGAAGGAGCGCTACGAGCTCCACCACGGCGTCACCATCACCGATGGGGCCCTGGTGGCGGCCTCCAGGCTCGCGGCCCGCTACATCAGCGACCGCTGCCTGCCCGATTCGGCCATCGACCTGATCGACGAGGCCGCCGCCAACCTGCGCATGGAGGCCACCTCCAAGCCCCAGGTGGTGGAGGCGGCCGAGGCGGACCTGCGGCGGGTGGAACTGGAACTGCTGGCGGCTGAGGCGTCTCCGCTGGAGGAACGTCTGCAGCTGCAGGAGCAGCGACGCTTCGCCCACGAACAGCTCGAACGCCTGCAGCGGCGCTGGGCGGGGGAGCGGGAGCGCCTCGAGGAACTGCGCGAACTCATGCACCAGGACGAGAACCTGCGCCACGCCATCGCCGAGGCGGAGCGGGACGGGGACCTGGAGGAGGCGGCCCGGCTCCAGTACGACCAGCTGCACGGGGTGCAGCAACGCCGCGCCACCGTCGAGGCGGAGCTGCAGAGCGATCCGATGCTGCGCGAGCAGGTGGAGGAGGGGGACATCGCCGATGTGGTGGCCCGCTCCACTGGCATCCCCGTGCAGCAGTTGCTGGCGGGCGAACGCCAGAAGCTGCTCGAGTTGGAGCAGCGGCTGGCTGGGCGGGTGATCGGCCAGCCGGAGGCGGTGGCGGCGGTGGCGGCCTCGATCCGCCGTTCCCGGGCCGGCATGCAGGCCCCCACCCGCCCGGTGGGGTCGTTCCTGTTCCTGGGGCCGACGGGTGTGGGCAAGACGGAACTGGCCAAGGCCCTGGCGGCGGCCCTCTTCGATGAGGAGGAGGCCCTGGTGCGGCTGGACATGAGCGAGTTCATGGAGCGCAACGCCGTCGCCCGTCTGGTGGGGGCACCCCCCGGCTACGTGGGGTACGAGGAGGGGGGACAGCTCACCGAGGCCGTGCGCCGCCGCCCCTACGCGGTGCTGCTGCTGGATGAGGTGGAAAAGGCCCATCCCGATGTGTTCAACCTGCTGCTGCAGGTGCTCGACGACGGCCGGCTCACCGATTCCCAGGGCCGCACCGTGGACTTTCGCCACACGGTGGTGATCATGACCAGCAACCTGGCCAGCCGGGCGATCCTGGAGAGGGCCCGCTCCGGCTCCAGCCCTGACGGCGGCGGCCATTCCCTTCACCCCGAGGAGGGCGAGCTGGCCCAGGAGCGTGCCCTGGATCTGGCGGTGGAGGAGGCCCTGTCGCGCCAGTTCCGCCCGGAATTTCTCAACCGCATCGATGAGGTGATCCGTTTCCGGCCCCTCGCCCGCACCGATCTCGAGCGCATCGTGCGCCTGCAGCTGGCGGAGCTGGCTGCCCTGCTGAGGGAG